The following proteins come from a genomic window of Nostoc sp. ATCC 53789:
- a CDS encoding class I SAM-dependent methyltransferase yields MQPSNVEINKEFWNNYAKTWDKSQVILGNQKITDDERDNYVNYLGDEWATVEDAVNIVSEYITPFISQDSTVAEIGVGGGRIAAKVVENVKKLYCFDIAQEMLDNAEAALMEYPQIDFRLIKNSQFEPEFSEKFDFVYSFDVFVHLDLQTIWKYLNGIFATLKSGGKAFIHTTNITTPNGWARFAAYDNDEVLYQPTSPEAIKWLIEKAQFKVIKESSPNGKNFYLDRDYLVVIQK; encoded by the coding sequence ATGCAGCCATCCAACGTTGAAATTAATAAAGAATTCTGGAACAATTATGCCAAAACATGGGATAAATCTCAAGTTATTCTAGGTAATCAAAAAATTACAGATGATGAAAGAGATAATTACGTCAATTATTTAGGTGATGAATGGGCGACAGTAGAAGATGCAGTCAATATTGTAAGTGAGTATATTACACCGTTTATTTCTCAAGACAGTACAGTTGCAGAAATAGGTGTTGGTGGTGGTAGGATTGCGGCAAAAGTGGTTGAAAACGTCAAAAAATTATACTGTTTCGACATAGCACAAGAAATGCTAGATAATGCTGAAGCAGCGCTTATGGAATATCCTCAAATAGACTTTCGTTTAATAAAAAATTCTCAATTTGAACCTGAGTTTAGCGAAAAATTTGATTTTGTATATTCATTCGATGTATTTGTACATTTAGATTTACAAACAATTTGGAAATACTTAAATGGTATTTTTGCAACTCTCAAGTCAGGTGGAAAAGCTTTTATTCATACCACTAATATAACTACACCAAATGGTTGGGCAAGGTTTGCTGCATACGATAATGATGAGGTATTGTATCAGCCCACTTCACCAGAAGCAATTAAGTGGTTAATAGAAAAGGCGCAATTTAAAGTGATTAAAGAGTCCAGTCCAAATGGAAAGAACTTTTATTTGGATCGGGATTATTTAGTTGTAATACAGAAGTAG
- a CDS encoding family 2B encapsulin nanocompartment shell protein produces the protein MTDFIESNLNVESGQPQLSLSKDAARNLSTTTKSAPQTQEITSRWLLKMLPWVQTKGGTYRLNRRLTYTVGDGRLSFSNTGAEVQVIPQELGELPLLRGFDDTEVLRALASRFVQQEFAPGDIIVQSGQPANQLFLIAHGKVNKIGIGKYDEQPLLDMLADGDYFGDRVLVDSESNWKFTVQAVTRCTVLVLPQQAFQELLNQSQALQAQVEQFRTRAELPQNKYGEAAIALSTSHSTETTLPGTFVDYELSPREYQLSIAQTMLRVNTRVADLYNQPYNQTEEQLRLTIEALRERQEYELINNREFGLLHNADLKQRIYTRTGPPTPDDLDELVTRRRKSRFFLAHPRTIAAFGRQCNRQGIYPDTIDMDGSKIITWRNVPILPCNKIPITKNQTSSILVLRTGEKDQGVIGLHQTGIPDEYQPSLSVRFMGISEKAIISYLVTNYYSAAVLVPDALGILEDVEIGR, from the coding sequence ATGACCGATTTTATTGAATCAAATTTAAATGTTGAGAGTGGACAACCTCAACTGAGTTTGAGTAAAGATGCTGCGCGTAATTTGTCCACGACCACCAAATCTGCACCGCAGACGCAGGAAATTACCTCGCGGTGGTTATTGAAGATGTTGCCGTGGGTGCAGACGAAGGGTGGCACTTATCGGCTGAACCGTCGATTGACCTATACGGTGGGTGACGGACGTTTGAGTTTCTCTAACACCGGAGCCGAGGTGCAGGTGATTCCCCAAGAACTTGGTGAGTTGCCCTTGCTGCGAGGGTTTGACGACACCGAGGTGCTGAGGGCGTTGGCAAGTCGGTTTGTTCAGCAGGAGTTCGCACCTGGTGATATCATTGTCCAGTCAGGTCAGCCAGCCAATCAGCTTTTCTTGATCGCACATGGCAAGGTGAACAAGATTGGTATCGGCAAGTATGACGAGCAGCCTCTGTTAGATATGCTAGCTGACGGTGATTATTTTGGCGATCGCGTGTTGGTGGATTCAGAAAGCAATTGGAAGTTCACAGTCCAAGCTGTGACCAGATGCACCGTATTAGTGCTACCACAACAGGCATTTCAGGAACTGCTCAACCAGTCGCAGGCGTTGCAGGCTCAGGTTGAGCAGTTTCGGACTCGCGCAGAACTTCCACAAAACAAGTATGGGGAAGCTGCGATCGCGTTATCAACCAGTCATAGTACAGAGACGACGTTACCAGGAACATTTGTTGACTACGAACTCTCACCCCGCGAATATCAGTTAAGCATTGCTCAGACTATGTTGCGAGTGAATACTCGTGTTGCGGATCTGTACAATCAACCGTACAACCAGACGGAAGAACAATTGCGGCTGACGATTGAGGCATTGCGGGAACGTCAAGAATACGAGTTGATCAACAACCGCGAATTTGGATTGTTGCACAACGCCGACCTCAAACAGCGCATCTACACCCGCACTGGCCCCCCTACTCCTGATGACTTGGATGAATTAGTCACTCGTCGCCGGAAGTCGAGGTTCTTCCTAGCTCATCCCCGGACTATTGCAGCCTTCGGTCGCCAGTGCAACCGTCAAGGCATCTATCCAGACACCATCGACATGGATGGGAGCAAAATAATCACGTGGCGCAATGTACCGATTCTGCCTTGTAACAAGATTCCGATTACCAAGAACCAGACCAGTTCTATCCTTGTACTCCGCACTGGTGAGAAAGATCAGGGTGTGATTGGCTTACATCAAACTGGTATCCCGGACGAATACCAACCCAGTTTGTCTGTCCGATTCATGGGCATCAGCGAAAAGGCCATTATCTCCTACCTCGTTACAAACTACTACTCCGCAGCTGTCCTTGTCCCTGATGCACTCGGCATCCTCGAAGATGTCGAAATCGGTCGCTGA
- a CDS encoding phosphoribulokinase — translation MTSKPERVVLIGVAGDSGCGKSTFLRRLIDLFGEDLMTVICLDDYHSLDRKQRKETGITALDPRANNFDLMYEQIKALKNGQGIDKPIYNHETGLLDPPERVEPNHIIVVEGLHPLYDERVRSLIDFSVYFDISDEVKIAWKIQRDMAERGHRYEDVLAQINSRKPDFEKFIEPQREFADVVLQVLPTNLIKNDTERRVLRVRMLQREGKEGFDPTYLFDEGSTINWTPCGRKLTCSYPGMQLYYGSDVYYGRYVSVLEVDGQFDNLEEVIYIETHLSNTSTKYQGELTHLLLQHREYPGSNNGTGFFQVLTGLKMRAAYERLTATEAKLAVQV, via the coding sequence ATGACAAGTAAGCCGGAACGCGTGGTACTGATTGGAGTAGCCGGAGACTCTGGGTGCGGGAAATCTACGTTTTTGCGTCGTTTGATAGATTTGTTTGGTGAAGATTTGATGACAGTCATCTGCTTAGATGATTATCACTCCTTGGATCGCAAACAGCGTAAAGAAACTGGGATAACGGCACTAGACCCCAGAGCGAATAATTTTGACCTAATGTATGAGCAAATTAAAGCGCTCAAAAATGGTCAAGGGATTGATAAGCCGATTTACAACCACGAAACAGGCTTGCTCGATCCGCCAGAGCGGGTAGAGCCGAATCACATTATAGTTGTTGAAGGGCTGCATCCTTTATATGATGAGCGGGTGCGATCGCTAATCGACTTCAGTGTTTATTTTGATATTAGCGATGAAGTCAAAATCGCCTGGAAAATCCAGCGAGATATGGCTGAACGCGGTCATCGCTACGAAGATGTCTTAGCGCAAATCAATTCCCGCAAACCTGACTTTGAAAAGTTTATCGAACCACAAAGAGAATTTGCCGATGTAGTTCTCCAAGTATTACCCACCAACTTGATCAAAAACGACACCGAGCGTCGAGTCCTACGAGTACGTATGCTCCAACGGGAAGGTAAGGAAGGCTTTGATCCAACCTACCTATTTGATGAAGGCTCAACAATTAATTGGACTCCCTGTGGACGCAAGCTGACCTGTTCTTATCCTGGTATGCAACTATACTACGGTTCAGATGTTTACTACGGTCGCTATGTCTCAGTACTAGAGGTAGATGGTCAATTTGACAACTTGGAAGAAGTAATTTATATCGAAACCCATCTCAGCAATACATCCACCAAATATCAGGGTGAATTGACTCATTTGTTACTCCAGCACCGTGAGTATCCAGGTTCCAATAATGGTACTGGTTTCTTCCAAGTACTTACAGGTTTAAAAATGCGTGCTGCCTATGAGCGTTTGACAGCTACGGAAGCAAAGCTAGCGGTTCAGGTTTAA
- a CDS encoding homoserine dehydrogenase — MGVKLGILGLGTVGTGTVQLLQDKAGRHPLLQEIEIYRVGVRSLDKHRAVELSTEVLTTDLESIVNDPAVDIVVEVMGGLEPARSLILKALSNGKHVVTANKAAIARFGAEIFTTANQAGVYVMLEAAVGGGIPVIQPLKQSLSVNRIHTVTGIVNGTTNYILTRMQTEGSNFSDVLADAQRLGYAEADPTADVDGLDAADKIAILASLSFGGRINLQDVYTEGIRQVSKTDIAYAEKLGFVIKLLAIAKRHTPSSPLSVRVHPTLVPQAHPLASINGVYNAILVEGEPIGQVMFFGPGAGAGATASAVTSDILNLVAVLKTNTAVANPLIACGHQEYCQIAPMAELITRFYARFLTNDQPGVIGKLGTCFGNYGVSLESIVQTGFQGELAEIVVVTHDVREGNFRQALAEIRDLSAIESIPSLLRVL, encoded by the coding sequence GTGGGTGTGAAACTAGGAATACTCGGATTAGGCACTGTGGGAACGGGAACAGTGCAGTTGTTGCAAGATAAGGCTGGACGGCACCCGTTGTTACAAGAGATAGAAATCTATCGGGTGGGAGTACGATCGCTCGATAAACATCGGGCAGTGGAATTATCTACAGAAGTCTTAACTACAGATTTAGAATCCATTGTCAACGATCCGGCGGTAGATATAGTTGTCGAGGTGATGGGCGGGCTAGAGCCGGCGCGATCGCTAATTCTCAAAGCTTTGAGTAATGGTAAGCACGTAGTCACCGCCAACAAAGCAGCGATCGCTCGCTTTGGGGCAGAAATTTTCACAACTGCCAATCAAGCCGGCGTATACGTCATGCTAGAAGCTGCTGTGGGTGGCGGGATTCCGGTGATTCAACCCCTAAAGCAGTCTTTGAGTGTTAACCGCATTCACACTGTCACAGGCATTGTGAACGGTACAACTAACTACATCCTGACGCGGATGCAAACAGAAGGCAGCAACTTCAGCGATGTGTTAGCTGATGCCCAACGTTTGGGTTATGCTGAGGCTGACCCTACAGCCGATGTTGATGGCTTAGACGCAGCAGATAAAATTGCCATCTTGGCATCATTAAGCTTTGGTGGACGCATCAACCTACAAGATGTTTATACTGAGGGTATTCGGCAAGTGAGCAAAACAGATATTGCCTACGCCGAAAAATTGGGATTTGTGATTAAATTGTTAGCGATCGCTAAACGTCATACTCCCTCATCACCACTTTCCGTCAGAGTTCATCCGACTTTAGTGCCCCAAGCTCACCCTTTGGCTAGCATCAACGGCGTTTACAACGCCATTCTCGTCGAAGGAGAACCCATCGGGCAAGTAATGTTTTTCGGCCCCGGTGCTGGTGCTGGTGCAACCGCCAGTGCTGTTACATCAGATATCTTAAATTTAGTTGCTGTCCTCAAAACCAATACAGCAGTTGCAAATCCATTAATCGCTTGTGGACATCAAGAATACTGCCAAATTGCGCCGATGGCAGAACTGATAACTCGGTTTTATGCCCGTTTCCTTACCAATGACCAACCGGGAGTTATCGGGAAATTGGGGACTTGCTTTGGTAACTATGGCGTTAGCTTAGAGTCAATTGTCCAAACTGGCTTTCAAGGCGAACTAGCAGAGATCGTGGTTGTTACCCATGATGTGCGGGAAGGCAATTTTAGGCAAGCTTTGGCAGAAATCCGGGATTTGTCAGCGATTGAAAGCATTCCCAGCTTACTGCGTGTACTTTAA
- the petH gene encoding ferredoxin--NADP reductase, with translation MYNQGAVEGAANTELGSRIFVYEVVGLRQSEETDQTNYPIRKSGSVFIRVPYNRMNQEMRRITRLGGTIVSIQPITALEPVNGKASFGNATSVVSELAKSGETANSEGNGKATPVNAHSAEEQNKDKKGNTMTQAKAKKDHGDVPVNTYRPNAPFIGKVISNEPLVKEGGIGIVQHLKFDLSGGDLKYIEGQSIGIIPPGVDKNGKPEKLRLYSIASTRHGDDVDDKTVSLCVRQLEYKHPETSETVYGVCSTHLCFLKPGEEVKITGPVGKEMLLPQDPEANVIMMATGTGIAPMRAYLWRQFKDAERAANPEYQFKGFSWLIFGVPTTPNLLYKEELEEIQQKYPDNFRLTAAISREQKNPQGGRMYIQDRVAEHADELWQLIKNEKTHTYICGLRGMEEGIDAALTAAAAKEGVTWSDYQKQLKKAGRWHVETY, from the coding sequence ATGTACAATCAAGGTGCTGTTGAGGGTGCTGCCAACACAGAATTAGGTAGCCGCATCTTCGTTTATGAAGTAGTGGGTTTGCGTCAGAGCGAAGAAACTGATCAAACTAACTACCCAATTCGGAAAAGTGGCAGTGTGTTCATCAGAGTGCCTTACAACCGCATGAATCAAGAAATGCGACGTATCACTCGTCTAGGCGGCACAATTGTTAGCATCCAGCCTATAACTGCTCTAGAGCCAGTTAATGGTAAAGCCTCATTTGGGAATGCTACAAGCGTTGTCAGCGAATTAGCTAAATCTGGGGAAACTGCTAACAGTGAAGGGAATGGTAAAGCCACACCTGTAAATGCTCATAGTGCTGAAGAACAGAACAAGGACAAGAAAGGCAACACCATGACTCAAGCGAAAGCCAAAAAAGACCACGGTGACGTTCCTGTTAACACTTACCGTCCCAATGCTCCGTTTATTGGCAAGGTAATATCTAATGAACCGCTAGTCAAAGAAGGTGGTATTGGTATTGTTCAACACCTTAAATTTGACCTATCTGGTGGGGATTTGAAGTATATAGAAGGTCAAAGTATTGGGATTATTCCACCAGGAGTAGACAAGAACGGCAAGCCGGAAAAACTGAGACTGTATTCCATCGCGTCAACTCGTCATGGCGATGATGTAGATGATAAGACAGTATCACTGTGCGTCCGCCAGTTGGAGTATAAGCACCCAGAAACTAGCGAAACAGTCTACGGGGTTTGCTCTACGCACCTGTGTTTCCTCAAGCCAGGGGAAGAGGTAAAAATTACCGGGCCTGTGGGTAAGGAAATGTTGTTACCCCAAGATCCCGAAGCCAATGTGATCATGATGGCAACCGGAACAGGTATTGCTCCCATGCGGGCTTATCTGTGGCGGCAATTTAAAGATGCGGAAAGAGCCGCTAACCCAGAATACCAATTTAAAGGATTCTCTTGGCTGATATTTGGCGTACCAACAACTCCAAACCTTTTATATAAGGAAGAACTGGAAGAAATTCAACAAAAATATCCTGATAACTTCCGCCTAACTGCTGCCATCAGCCGCGAACAGAAAAATCCCCAAGGCGGTAGAATGTATATTCAAGACCGCGTAGCAGAACATGCTGATGAGTTGTGGCAGTTGATTAAAAATGAAAAAACCCACACCTACATCTGCGGTTTGCGGGGTATGGAAGAAGGTATTGATGCAGCCTTAACTGCTGCTGCTGCTAAGGAAGGCGTAACCTGGAGTGATTACCAGAAGCAACTCAAGAAAGCCGGTCGCTGGCACGTAGAAACTTACTAA
- the metK gene encoding methionine adenosyltransferase gives MSRRYLFTSESVTEGHPDKICDQISDTILDALLTQDPSSRVAAEVVVNTGLVLITGEITTKANVNFVNLARKKIAEIGYTNADNGFSANSTSVLLALDEQSPDIAQGVNTAQETRQQDSDELFDKIGAGDQGIMFGFASNETPELMPLPISLAHRIARRLAAVRKTGELSYLRPDGKTQVTVVYEDGRPVGIDTILISTQHTATIGEITDEAAVQAKIKQDLWSAVVEPVFGDIDIKPNDQTRFLVNPTGKFVVGGPQGDSGLTGRKIIVDTYGGYSRHGGGAFSGKDPTKVDRSAAYAARYVAKNIVAAGLAEKVEIQLSYAIGVARPTSILVDTFGTGKVDEETLLELINKHFELRPAGIIHTFNLRNLPSERGGRFYQDVAAYGHFGRADLDLPWEQTDKAELLKQAANESLSAVVAKALT, from the coding sequence TTGTCTCGTCGATATCTATTTACCTCCGAGTCAGTAACCGAAGGTCATCCAGATAAAATCTGCGATCAGATTTCTGATACCATTCTGGATGCCCTACTGACACAAGACCCTAGCAGCCGTGTCGCTGCTGAAGTAGTAGTTAACACTGGTTTGGTGCTAATCACTGGTGAAATAACCACCAAAGCAAATGTGAATTTCGTCAATCTCGCCCGCAAAAAAATTGCCGAAATTGGCTATACCAATGCTGATAATGGCTTTTCTGCTAACAGCACCAGCGTTCTGCTGGCTTTAGACGAACAATCACCTGATATTGCCCAAGGTGTTAACACCGCCCAAGAAACCCGCCAACAAGATAGTGATGAGCTATTCGACAAAATTGGTGCGGGCGATCAAGGTATAATGTTCGGTTTTGCCAGCAACGAAACACCAGAACTGATGCCCTTACCCATCAGTCTCGCCCACCGCATTGCTCGCCGATTGGCAGCAGTTCGTAAAACAGGCGAATTGTCATACCTGCGTCCTGACGGTAAAACCCAAGTAACTGTGGTCTACGAAGATGGGCGGCCAGTAGGTATTGATACTATTCTAATTTCCACCCAGCATACAGCTACTATTGGGGAAATTACGGATGAGGCGGCTGTACAAGCCAAGATTAAACAAGACCTCTGGTCGGCAGTAGTCGAACCTGTTTTTGGCGATATTGACATTAAGCCTAACGATCAGACGCGTTTTTTAGTTAACCCCACTGGCAAATTTGTCGTTGGTGGCCCTCAAGGAGACTCTGGTCTGACAGGACGGAAAATAATTGTTGACACCTACGGTGGTTATTCACGACATGGTGGCGGCGCTTTTTCTGGCAAAGACCCCACGAAGGTAGACCGTTCTGCGGCTTATGCGGCTCGCTATGTGGCGAAAAATATTGTCGCTGCTGGGTTAGCAGAAAAAGTTGAAATCCAGCTATCTTATGCTATTGGTGTAGCGCGACCAACAAGCATTTTGGTAGATACCTTTGGCACTGGCAAAGTTGATGAAGAAACCTTACTGGAATTAATCAACAAACACTTTGAACTGCGTCCAGCAGGTATTATTCATACCTTCAACTTACGCAACCTACCAAGTGAACGAGGCGGACGTTTTTATCAGGACGTCGCGGCTTACGGTCATTTTGGGCGGGCTGATTTAGACTTGCCTTGGGAACAGACCGATAAAGCCGAATTGTTGAAGCAAGCAGCAAACGAATCTCTTTCGGCAGTAGTTGCTAAAGCGCTAACTTAG